A portion of the Chiloscyllium punctatum isolate Juve2018m chromosome 5, sChiPun1.3, whole genome shotgun sequence genome contains these proteins:
- the mos gene encoding proto-oncogene serine/threonine-protein kinase mos has product MPSPIPISRFLPRSLTPTKSLRPYSSPNQFQGCRFSYAKPSRALQRRFWCTVIWDELKLLDLLGSGGFGWVYKGTYYGQIVAIKKVRKCVKNKLAARQSFWAELNVAHLLHKNIVRVVAATTSVPANPEDEDSVGTIIMEYAGGTSLDHRIYNCTEPLGMRGCLTFSHDIVSGLSFLHSHHIVHLDLKPANVFITEAGRCKIGDFGCSLKLPIGCDLTPTGQLRHLAGTYTHRAPELLKGGRATLKADIYSFAITLWQMMSRDQPYSGDRQCVMYAVVAYNRRPTFSTIFDESSLGRGIRSIISKCWECEPNRRPSAVELLENINCLEAQL; this is encoded by the coding sequence ATGCCATCACCCATCCCAATTTCCCGGTTTTTGCCGAGGAGTTTAACGCCGACCAAATCCCTGAGGCCCTACAGTAGCCCCAACCAGTTCCAGGGCTGCCGTTTCTCTTATGCAAAGCCATCTCGGGCGTTACAACGGCGCTTTTGGTGTACGGTAATTTGGGATGAACTGAAGTTACTTGATCTTTTGGGTTCAGGTGGTTTCGGTTGGGTTTATAAAGGAACTTATTATGGTCAAATTGTTGCAATAAAAAAAGTGAGAAAATGCGTAAAGAACAAACTGGCGGCTCGGCAGAGTTTTTGGGCAGAATTGAACGTCGCTCACCTGCTGCATAAGAACATTGTGAGGGTTGTAGCAGCTACAACGTCTGTTCCCGCAAATCCAGAGGACGAGGACAGTGTGGGCACCATCATCATGGAGTACGCAGGAGGAACAAGCCTAGATCACAGGATTTACAACTGTACGGAACCCCTGGGAATGAGGGGATGTTTAACATTTTCTCACGATATTGTCAGTGGACTGAGTTTCCTACACAGTCACCATATAGTACATTTGGATCTGAAACCAGCTAACGTCTTCATTACCGAGGCGGGGCGGTGTAAAATCGGAGATTTTGGGTGTTCTCTCAAATTACCGATCGGCTGTGACTTGACTCCTACTGGCCAATTGCGGCACCTTGCTGGAACCTACACTCACCGGGCACCTGAGCTTCTGAAAGGTGGTCGTGCTACTCTAAAGGCGGATATTTATTCTTTTGCGATCACTCTCTGGCAGATGATGAGTAGAGATCAGCCCTATTCCGGCGATCGTCAGTGTGTGATGTATGCTGTAGTGGCTTATAACCGACGTCCAACTTTCTCCACAATTTTCGATGAATCCTCGTTGGGCCGCGGGATTCGATCAATCATCAGTAAATGCTGGGAATGTGAACCAAACCGTAGACCGAGTGCAGTTGAATTACTAGAAAATATTAATTGCTTAGAAGCACAGCTGTAG